In Oncorhynchus mykiss isolate Arlee chromosome 1, USDA_OmykA_1.1, whole genome shotgun sequence, the following proteins share a genomic window:
- the LOC110532628 gene encoding histidine-rich glycoprotein-like, whose amino-acid sequence MEDDKERLPLNRYRYHYKYHYHYRYNYNYHYRYHSIYHYHNHYRYNYHCKYHYHYRSRYNYNYRYRYKYHYRYCYRYIYLYRYKYHYHYRYRYRYHYHYNYHYNYHYRYKHQYRYRYKYHCRYKYHYRYHYKYHYRYKYHYHYHYHYKYHYRYKYHYRYCYRYIYLYRYKYHYHYRYRYRYHYHYNYHYNYHYRYKHQYRYRYKYHCHYKYHYRYHYKYHYRYKYHYHYHYHYSSRNNYNYNYRYKYHYHYRYKHHYRYHYHYNYRYNYNHHYRYQHHYRYHYKYLYHYHYNYHYHYNSRNNYNYRYKYHCH is encoded by the exons ATGGAAGATGATAAAGAGAGGCTCCCGTTGAAT CGCTACCGCTATCACTACAAATATCACTACCACTAccgctacaactacaactaccactaccGCTATCACAGCAtataccactaccacaaccactaccgcTACAACTACCACTGcaaataccactaccactaccgctcccgctacaactacaactaccgCTACCGCTACAAATACCACTACCGCTACTGCTACCGCTACATCTACCTCTACCGCTAcaaataccactaccactaccgctACCGCTACCGttaccactaccactataactaccactacaactaccactaccGCTACAAACACCAATACCGCTACCGCTACAAATACCACTGCCGCTACAAATACCACTACCGCTACCACTACAAATACCACTACCGCTAcaaataccactaccactaccactaccactacaaatACCACTACCGCTACAAATACCACTACCGCTACTGCTACCGCTACATCTACCTCTACCGCTAcaaataccactaccactaccgctACCGCTACCGttaccactaccactataactaccactacaactaccactaccGCTACAAACACCAATACCGCTACCGCTACAAATACCACTGCCACTACAAATACCACTACCGCTACCACTACAAATACCACTACCGCTAcaaataccactaccactaccactaccactatagCTCCCGaaacaactacaactacaactaccgctacaaataccactaccactaccgctACAAACACCACTACCGTTACCATTACCACTATAACTACCGCTACAACTACAACCACCACTATCGCTACCAACACCACTACCGCTACCACTACAaatacctctaccactaccactacaactaccactaccactataactCCCGCAACAACTACAACTACCGCTACAAATACCACTGCCACTAA